A genome region from Bombus terrestris chromosome 10, iyBomTerr1.2, whole genome shotgun sequence includes the following:
- the LOC100651570 gene encoding probable E3 ubiquitin-protein ligase RNF144A, producing MQCQIVSWGMPSLHSLVIRRAPLMDMGTATSSVTSVNSSNKVAASQKKVDKSNKLTGVRLPLLRKEASVINLSLTERTVVGKGVDAPLLRPESSASLEARGNSWLSLGPTGLRKCETTVGLSTSALEGRPINRSRVCSRCSSLLSLASSSRYSLAAGNFVPASSQQALGRIFCKLCLVDTSFSKTFKIEGCGCSYCKDCMKAYIEFEIEEGAYEISCPDAQCEHGAILSMKEISSLVSAELVEKHHKFRLNRDVSMDKARAWCPRAGCETICSINATGSNGTPIGPVHCPNCSTDFCSICRESWHTGPCSDISLGIPFDGDHIKCCPMCSVPIEKDEGCAQMMCKRCKHVFCWYCLASLDDDFLLRHYDKGPCKNKLGHSRASVIWHRTQVIGIFAGFGLLLLVASPLLLLAAPCIVCCKCRVCGSSRLEQEEGDTAT from the exons ATGCAGTGCCAAATTGTTTCATGG GGGATGCCCAGCCTACATTCGCTCGTCATACGACGAGCTCCACTGATGGATATGGGTACTGCCACCAGTTCTGTGACATCTGTCAATTCTTCTAACAAAGTTGCTGCAAGTCAAAAAAAAGTTGATAAGTCTAACAAACTTACTGGAGTCAGATTACCATTATTGCGCAAAGAAGCCAGTGTTATAAATCTTTCATTGACAGAGAGAACTGTAGTAGGAAAAGGAGTAGATGCACCTTTACTTAGACCTGAAAGTAGTGCAAGCTTGGAAGCTCGTGGTAATAGTTGGTTGAGTTTAGGCCCCACAGGATTAAGAAAATGTGAAACTACTGTGGGTTTAAGTACTTCTGCTTTAGAGGGCAGACCAATAAATCGCAGTCGAGTATGTTCTCGCTGCTCCAGTTTACTATCATTGGCATCTAGTTCCCGCTACAGTTTAGCTGCAGGCAATTTTGTTCCTGCAAGTTCTCAACAAGCACTTGGACGTATCTTTTGTAAATTATGTCTTGTTGATACTTCTTTTTCTAAAACATTTAAGATAGAAGGCTGTGGTTGTTCCTACTGTAAAGAT TGTATGAAAGCAtatattgaatttgaaattgaagAAGGTGCATATGAAATTAGTTGTCCTGATGCACAATGTGAACATGGAGCAATACTTTCCATGAAGGAAATATCAAGTCTTGTTAGTGCTGAACTTGTGGAAAAACATCATAAATTCCGATTGAACAGAG ATGTATCCATGGATAAAGCACGTGCTTGGTGTCCACGTGCAGGTTGCGAAACAATATGTTCTATAAATGCTACTGGCTCAAATGGAACTCCTATTGGGCCAGTTCATTGTCCTAATTGTTCTACAGATTTCTGTTCTATATGTCGGGAATCTTGGCATACTGGTCCTTGTTCAGATATTTCCTTAGGTATACCATTTGATGGTGATCATATCAAATGTTGTCCTATGTGTTCTGTACCTATTGAAAAGGATGAAGGATGTGCTCAAATGATGTGTAAAAGATGTAAACATGTGTTTTGTTGGTACTGTTTAGCTTCTTTAGAT GATGACTTTCTATTGCGACATTACGACAAAGGACCGTGTAAAAATAAGTTGGGTCACTCACGAGCATCAGTTATTTGGCACAGAACACAAGTTATTGGAATTTTTGCTGGATTTGGATTGCTCTTGCTAGTTGCATCGCCGTTACTTTTATTGGCCGCACCATGTATTGTATGCTGTAAATGTCGTGTATGTGGTTCATCTAGACTTGAACAAGAAGAAGGTGATACTGCAACGTAG
- the LOC100651688 gene encoding activating transcription factor of chaperone isoform X1, with translation MASNQDQESWLWKFEPVSPSGTLSNEFEDDWFLFDDKSVDPTKEVATPAAYEDHPTRAQVATKLLEKLDEWIKEEPFSDWLEEKIELPIFEELSVAETGQIKTTTYNEIPKAPLHHDDTQTLLQEFETVLEDVEACHQIVPSSSSTLTPPQSPPPHKPLNVDTQLLVTLQPVQPLYPNHQPIYDIVVPEEKSYVNEVPVQWHPKSVPLEDVAHDLAVVDEYVRLYTEDIPPSSPCTSSGGSYISSEDSVDDPDWILESEKKNAKQSTCASTKNRQKPYSRPSIEDKKVRKKEQNKNAATRYRQKKKQEIKDILGEERELTEYNEKLKNQVTDLQREIGYLKGLMRDLFRAKGLIK, from the exons ATGGCATCCAATCAGGATCAGGAGAGTTGGCTATGGAAATTCGAGCCAGTATCCCCTAGTGGGACACTGTCGAATGAATTTGAAGATGATTGGTTTTTATTTGATGATAAATCTGTAGATCCTACTAAAGAAGTTGCTACACCTGCTGCATATGAGGACCATCCTACTCGTGCACAAGTGGCTACAAAACTTCTAGAAAAATTAGATGAATGGATTAAAGAAG AGCCTTTCTCAGATTGGTTAGAGGAGAAGATAGAATTACCTATTTTTGAGGAACTCTCAGTTGCTGAAACTGGACAAATTAAAACAACAACAtataatgaaattccaaaagcTCCTCTCCATCATGATGACACACAAACTCTCTTACAAGAGTTTGAAACTGTTTTGGAAGATGTAGAAGCTTGTCATCAAATAGTCCCTTCATCAAGTTCCACACTTACACCTCCTCAATCACCTCCACCACATAAACCATTAAATGTGGATACCCAATTACTTGTTACTTTACAACCTGTACAACCATTATATCCTAATCATCAACCCATATATGACATAGTAGTTCCAGAGGAAAAATCGTATGTAAATGAAGTACCTGTACAATGGCATCCAAAAAGTGTACCATTGGAGGATGTTGCACATGACTTAGCTGTCGTAGACGAATATGTACGGTTATATACAGAAGATATTCCACCATCTAGTCCTTGTACTAGCTCAGGTGGTAGCTACATTTCATCGGAAGATTCCGTTGACGACCCAGATTGGATTTTAGAATCCGAAAAAAAGAATGCGAAACAATCTACATGTGCTTCAACGAAGAATCGTCAGAAACCTTATTCCCGTCCATCGATCGAAGATAAAAAAGttcgaaaaaaagaacaaaataaaaatgcggCAACACGGTACAGGCAGAAAAAAAagcaagaaataaaagatatattagGTGAAGAACGTGAGCTCACTGAATACAATGAAAAACTGAAAAATCAAGTAACAGATTTACAACGAGAAATTGGGTACTTAAAGGGTTTGATGAGAGATTTATTTAGAGCTAAGGGTCTTATCAAATAA
- the LOC100651688 gene encoding activating transcription factor of chaperone isoform X2, with the protein MAAICYSEPFSDWLEEKIELPIFEELSVAETGQIKTTTYNEIPKAPLHHDDTQTLLQEFETVLEDVEACHQIVPSSSSTLTPPQSPPPHKPLNVDTQLLVTLQPVQPLYPNHQPIYDIVVPEEKSYVNEVPVQWHPKSVPLEDVAHDLAVVDEYVRLYTEDIPPSSPCTSSGGSYISSEDSVDDPDWILESEKKNAKQSTCASTKNRQKPYSRPSIEDKKVRKKEQNKNAATRYRQKKKQEIKDILGEERELTEYNEKLKNQVTDLQREIGYLKGLMRDLFRAKGLIK; encoded by the exons ATGGCTGCTATATGTTACAGTG AGCCTTTCTCAGATTGGTTAGAGGAGAAGATAGAATTACCTATTTTTGAGGAACTCTCAGTTGCTGAAACTGGACAAATTAAAACAACAACAtataatgaaattccaaaagcTCCTCTCCATCATGATGACACACAAACTCTCTTACAAGAGTTTGAAACTGTTTTGGAAGATGTAGAAGCTTGTCATCAAATAGTCCCTTCATCAAGTTCCACACTTACACCTCCTCAATCACCTCCACCACATAAACCATTAAATGTGGATACCCAATTACTTGTTACTTTACAACCTGTACAACCATTATATCCTAATCATCAACCCATATATGACATAGTAGTTCCAGAGGAAAAATCGTATGTAAATGAAGTACCTGTACAATGGCATCCAAAAAGTGTACCATTGGAGGATGTTGCACATGACTTAGCTGTCGTAGACGAATATGTACGGTTATATACAGAAGATATTCCACCATCTAGTCCTTGTACTAGCTCAGGTGGTAGCTACATTTCATCGGAAGATTCCGTTGACGACCCAGATTGGATTTTAGAATCCGAAAAAAAGAATGCGAAACAATCTACATGTGCTTCAACGAAGAATCGTCAGAAACCTTATTCCCGTCCATCGATCGAAGATAAAAAAGttcgaaaaaaagaacaaaataaaaatgcggCAACACGGTACAGGCAGAAAAAAAagcaagaaataaaagatatattagGTGAAGAACGTGAGCTCACTGAATACAATGAAAAACTGAAAAATCAAGTAACAGATTTACAACGAGAAATTGGGTACTTAAAGGGTTTGATGAGAGATTTATTTAGAGCTAAGGGTCTTATCAAATAA